In Sardina pilchardus chromosome 10, fSarPil1.1, whole genome shotgun sequence, one genomic interval encodes:
- the LOC134093966 gene encoding leukotriene B4 receptor 1-like, with the protein MGSTMEPNFNHSTSCGMELNTTTLSPSGGKGVIPVVVLGLCAVVGLPSNIAVIITIVRNITGQNMSFTLKLMLCLSVCDTLSLLSIPVWIYALLKGWPLGDGGCKLFSYLVYWSLYASVLIVTSMSVHHHNIMKAKRANRQLMERLQRRRKHIWLVAIWILAGVLALPVIPTRGVMSKNDGRLRCQNVVEDGQKVSILLYEVLFGFAIPFSALVTSYLCLYKKVPKANLLSKQRMTRLVVSIVVVFFLFWMPTHIINIVDIVAALTKNSNCEKYKQAKNVRRMAGDVAKTLSYMNCCLDPFLYAFASRSFLSRGRRSTKKERVQISYTQENCSKTEQSKAEATIEAQII; encoded by the coding sequence ATGGGGAGTACCATGGAGCCTAACTTCAACCACAGCACTTCATGTGGCATGGAACTAAACACCACTACCTTGAGTCCCTCGGGTGGCAAGGGGGTCATCCCTGTGGTGGTCCTGGGCTTGTGTGCCGTGGTGGGTCTGCCCAGCAACATCGCAGTGATCATCACCATCGTCCGCAACATCACAGGACAGAACATGAGCTTCACCTTGAAGCTCATGCTTTGCCTGTCCGTGTGCGACACGCTGTCCCTGTTGTCGATTCCCGTCTGGATCTACGCACTGCTCAAGGGCTGGCCTCTTGGAGACGGCGGGTGTAAGCTGTTCAGCTATCTAGTTTACTGGAGTCTGTATGCCAGTGTGCTCATCGTCACCTCCATGAGCGTGCACCATCACAACATCATGAAAGCAAAAAGGGCCAATCGGCAGCTGATGGAGAGACTGCAGAGGCGGCGTAAGCATATTTGGCTCGTTGCTATCTGGATCCTGGCAGGTGTCCTCGCCTTGCCCGTCATCCCAACACGGGGTGTCATGTCTAAAAATGATGGCCGGTTAAGATGTCAAAATGTGGTAGAAGACGGGCAGAAAGTGTCTATCCTTCTGTACGAAGTTCTGTTTGGCTTCGCCATCCCGTTCTCTGCCCTGGTGACCTCCTATTTGTGCCTGTACAAGAAAGTGCCCAAGGCCAACCTCTTAAGTAAGCAGAGGATGACCAGACTTGTAGTTAGCATTGTGgtggtcttttttttgttttggatgCCAACACATATTATCAACATTGTGGATATTGTCGCAGCATTGACTAAAAACTCTAACTGTGAAAAGTACAAGCAGGCCAAAAATGTACGGAGGATGGCGGGGGATGTTGCCAAGACTCTCTCTTACATGAACTGTTGCTTGGACCCATTCCTCTATGCCTTTGCTTCGAGGTCCTTCTTATCTCGAGGGAGACGCAGTACCAAAAAAGAGCGCGTGCAGATTTCCTACACACAGGAAAACTGCAGCAAAACAGAACAGTCTAAAGCAGAGGCCACCATAGAGGCACAGATCATCTGA